The Streptomyces sp. NBC_01275 genome has a segment encoding these proteins:
- a CDS encoding amidohydrolase: MTVDAHHHVWDLSVRDQDWIDEGSPLRRDFTVADLAPEARAAGVDRTVLVQTVTVPEETPEFLALAAGHELIAGVVGWTDLTRPDVADELARLRELPGGRYLKGVRHQVQGEPDPRWLLRADVRRGLAAVADAGLVYDLVVQPHQLPACVEAASSLPQLTFVLDHLGKPPIASGALEPWASDLRALAALPHTVAKLSGLVTEADPASWTVDDLRPYVDTALEAFGPARLMFGSDWPVCTPTASYGEVLDLARRLTDPHDHAQLLETTAVRVYDL; encoded by the coding sequence GTGACCGTCGACGCCCACCACCACGTCTGGGACCTGTCCGTACGGGACCAGGACTGGATCGACGAAGGCAGCCCGCTGCGGCGCGACTTCACGGTCGCGGACCTCGCACCCGAGGCCCGCGCCGCCGGAGTCGACCGCACGGTCCTCGTCCAGACGGTCACCGTGCCCGAGGAGACCCCCGAGTTCCTCGCCCTGGCCGCCGGGCACGAGCTGATCGCGGGCGTCGTCGGCTGGACCGACCTCACCCGCCCGGACGTCGCCGACGAACTGGCCCGGCTGCGGGAGCTGCCCGGCGGCCGGTACCTCAAGGGCGTCCGGCACCAGGTCCAGGGCGAGCCGGACCCACGATGGCTGCTGCGGGCCGACGTACGGCGCGGTCTCGCCGCCGTCGCCGACGCAGGGCTCGTCTACGACCTGGTCGTGCAGCCCCACCAGCTGCCTGCCTGCGTCGAGGCGGCCTCCTCCCTGCCCCAACTCACCTTCGTCCTCGATCACTTGGGCAAGCCGCCCATCGCCTCCGGCGCGCTGGAGCCCTGGGCGTCCGACCTTCGGGCCCTCGCGGCCCTGCCCCACACCGTCGCCAAGCTCTCCGGCCTGGTCACCGAGGCCGACCCCGCCTCCTGGACCGTCGACGACCTGCGCCCCTACGTCGACACGGCGCTGGAGGCCTTCGGCCCGGCCCGGCTGATGTTCGGCTCCGACTGGCCGGTGTGCACGCCGACCGCGTCCTACGGCGAAGTCCTCGACCTCGCCCGCCGGTTGACCGACCCGCACGACCACGCCCAGCTCCTCGAGACCACCGCCGTCCGCGTCTACGACCTCTGA
- a CDS encoding lipase maturation factor family protein: MDWFTAPGYGLSRLVFQRALAGVYLVAFLTAALQFRALLGERGMLPVPRFVAQAPFRRAPSLFQLRYSDRLFALCAWTGCAVSAALLAGLDGLLPLGAAMAAWLAPWALYLSIVNVGQTWYAFGWESLLLETGFLAVFLGNDEVAPPVVVLFLVRWILFRVEFGAGLIKMRGDPCWRKLTCLDHHHETQPMPGPLSWFFHRLPKPLHRVEVAANHLTQLVVPFLLFTPQPIATAAASLMILTQLWLVLSGNFSWLNWITVVLALSALDLPALGLPAGHRSAADAPPWFEAVVLAAAALLLFLSHRPVRNMLSRRQVMNRSFDPLHLVNTYGAFGSVSRIRYEVVVEGTLDDVPREESDWREYEFRGKPGDPRRWPRQFAPYHLRLDWMMWFAALSPAYAEPWFGALVERLLENDRDTLRLLRRSPFPADAPPRYVRARLFRYRFTTWRELRETGACWERTYVREYLPPTRLAGAAQRP, from the coding sequence GTGGACTGGTTCACCGCGCCCGGGTACGGGCTGAGCCGGCTGGTCTTCCAGCGGGCGCTGGCCGGGGTGTACCTGGTCGCCTTCCTGACGGCCGCCCTGCAGTTCCGGGCGCTGCTCGGCGAGCGCGGGATGCTGCCGGTGCCGCGCTTCGTCGCACAGGCGCCGTTCCGGCGGGCCCCGAGCCTGTTCCAACTCCGCTACTCCGACCGTCTGTTCGCGCTCTGCGCATGGACGGGCTGCGCGGTGTCGGCGGCGCTGCTGGCGGGGCTGGACGGTCTGCTGCCGCTGGGGGCGGCCATGGCGGCGTGGCTGGCGCCGTGGGCGCTGTATCTGTCGATCGTCAACGTCGGTCAGACCTGGTACGCGTTCGGCTGGGAGTCCCTGCTGCTGGAGACCGGCTTCCTCGCGGTGTTCCTCGGCAACGACGAGGTGGCCCCGCCGGTCGTGGTGCTGTTCCTGGTGCGCTGGATCCTGTTCCGGGTGGAGTTCGGCGCGGGTCTGATCAAGATGCGGGGCGATCCCTGCTGGCGGAAGCTGACCTGTCTGGACCACCACCACGAGACGCAGCCGATGCCCGGCCCGCTGAGCTGGTTCTTCCACCGTCTGCCGAAGCCGCTGCACCGGGTGGAGGTCGCCGCCAACCACCTCACCCAACTCGTCGTGCCGTTCCTGCTGTTCACCCCGCAGCCGATCGCGACGGCGGCCGCCTCGCTGATGATCCTGACCCAGCTGTGGCTGGTGCTGTCGGGCAACTTCTCCTGGCTGAACTGGATCACCGTCGTGCTGGCCCTGTCCGCGCTCGACCTGCCCGCCCTCGGCCTGCCCGCCGGCCACCGGTCCGCCGCGGACGCCCCGCCGTGGTTCGAGGCGGTGGTCCTCGCCGCGGCCGCGCTCCTGCTCTTCCTCAGCCACCGCCCGGTGCGCAACATGCTCTCCCGCCGCCAGGTCATGAACCGCTCCTTCGACCCGCTCCATCTGGTCAACACCTACGGCGCGTTCGGCAGCGTGAGCCGGATCCGCTACGAGGTGGTGGTCGAGGGCACGCTCGACGACGTGCCGCGCGAGGAGTCCGACTGGCGGGAGTACGAGTTCCGGGGCAAGCCCGGCGATCCGCGGCGCTGGCCACGCCAGTTCGCCCCCTACCATCTGCGGCTGGACTGGATGATGTGGTTCGCGGCGCTCTCCCCCGCGTACGCCGAGCCGTGGTTCGGGGCCCTGGTGGAACGGCTGCTGGAGAACGACCGCGACACGCTGAGGCTGCTGCGCCGCTCTCCGTTCCCCGCCGACGCTCCGCCCCGCTACGTCCGCGCCCGTCTCTTCCGCTACCGGTTCACGACCTGGCGGGAGCTGCGGGAGACGGGCGCGTGCTGGGAGCGGACGTACGTGCGGGAGTATCTGCCGCCGACCCGGCTGGCGGGGGCGGCTCAGAGGCCGTAG
- a CDS encoding SpoIIE family protein phosphatase, with amino-acid sequence MAERGASALSLPDDWPAHPDPILVLNRMGGFDWDLDTGLFHMDARAHEIFDLRPEEYDGDPRTLSVRVPQAEAIRLDALVAQAIKDGSENYGAYFRMRLRGGTLRWTHTQGYIRRDATGRPRRIIGIVRDATEELDDLAARRTEAALDDARREQTSVVQLTTAALAHARTVQDVIDVLKDTHGLTHLGATSLVMGLVEAGRIRLIAEGPEGSFVPGTLVTGIDEPYPMSEVVRTLTPRFIESPEEFAGGYPMLWPHITDLKITSAAYLPLIVQARPIGAMGLLYSDRRGFTPEERNILVALGSSIAQSLQRAMFYEQEKDIAEGLQQAMLPRTIPSVPGADVAVRYRAATIGGTHGRDIGGDWYDLIPLPGGRVGAVIGDVQGHDTHAAAVMGQLRIVLRAYAAEGHPPATVMARASVFLHELDTDRFATCLYAEADLSTGVVQAVRAGHIDPLLRAPDGVCRRAPVPGGLPLGLSAEFGSLDYPVGTIELDPGHTLLLCTDGLVEQPGADLDDGLDALTALIASGPEDVRELADLLIDVAEDRGGDDDVALLLLRRRGPDTAQAGGRLQQHVAPGDPEALAEARHMTGAAVRAWGPSDRADEIELVADELITNALMHTEGAAIVTLRVLTGTDRRLRVEVEDSSSALPRRREAGESGVSGRGLLLVDLLADGWGVEARGGGKCVWCEFLVPEEA; translated from the coding sequence ATGGCTGAACGGGGAGCGAGCGCCCTGTCCCTCCCGGACGACTGGCCCGCCCACCCGGATCCGATCCTGGTGCTCAACCGCATGGGCGGCTTCGACTGGGACCTGGACACCGGGCTGTTCCACATGGACGCCCGAGCGCACGAGATCTTCGATCTGCGCCCCGAGGAGTACGACGGCGACCCCCGGACCCTCTCCGTGCGGGTCCCGCAGGCCGAGGCCATCCGGCTGGACGCCCTGGTCGCGCAGGCCATCAAGGACGGCAGCGAGAACTACGGCGCCTACTTCCGCATGCGGCTGCGCGGGGGCACCCTGCGCTGGACCCACACCCAGGGCTACATCCGGCGCGACGCGACCGGCCGCCCCCGCCGGATCATCGGCATCGTCCGCGACGCCACCGAGGAGCTCGACGACCTCGCCGCCCGCCGCACCGAGGCCGCCCTCGACGACGCCCGGCGCGAGCAGACCAGCGTCGTGCAGCTCACCACGGCCGCCCTGGCGCACGCCCGTACCGTGCAGGACGTCATCGACGTCCTGAAGGACACCCACGGCCTCACCCATCTGGGCGCGACCAGCCTCGTCATGGGCCTGGTCGAGGCCGGCCGCATCCGGCTGATCGCCGAGGGGCCCGAGGGCAGCTTCGTGCCCGGCACCCTGGTCACCGGGATCGACGAGCCGTACCCGATGAGCGAGGTCGTGCGCACCCTCACCCCCCGCTTCATCGAGTCGCCGGAGGAGTTCGCCGGCGGCTACCCCATGCTGTGGCCGCACATCACCGACCTGAAGATCACCTCCGCGGCCTATCTGCCGCTGATCGTGCAGGCCCGTCCGATCGGCGCGATGGGCCTGCTCTACAGCGACCGGCGCGGCTTCACCCCCGAGGAGCGCAACATCCTCGTCGCCCTCGGCAGCAGCATCGCGCAGAGCCTGCAGCGGGCCATGTTCTACGAGCAGGAGAAGGACATCGCCGAGGGCCTCCAGCAGGCCATGCTGCCCCGCACCATCCCCAGCGTGCCCGGCGCCGACGTCGCCGTCCGCTACCGCGCCGCCACCATCGGCGGCACCCACGGCCGGGACATCGGCGGCGACTGGTACGACCTCATCCCGCTGCCCGGCGGCCGTGTCGGCGCCGTCATCGGGGACGTCCAGGGCCACGACACGCACGCCGCCGCCGTCATGGGCCAGCTCCGCATCGTCCTGCGCGCCTACGCGGCCGAGGGCCACCCGCCGGCCACGGTGATGGCCCGGGCCTCCGTCTTCCTGCACGAGCTCGACACCGACCGCTTCGCCACCTGCCTGTACGCGGAGGCCGACCTGTCCACCGGCGTCGTCCAGGCCGTCCGCGCCGGGCACATCGACCCGCTGCTGCGCGCCCCCGACGGCGTCTGCCGGCGCGCCCCCGTGCCGGGCGGACTGCCGCTGGGCCTGTCCGCCGAGTTCGGCAGCCTCGACTACCCCGTCGGCACCATCGAGCTCGACCCCGGCCACACCCTGCTGCTGTGCACCGACGGCCTGGTCGAACAGCCCGGCGCCGACCTCGACGACGGCCTCGACGCCCTCACCGCCCTGATCGCCTCGGGCCCCGAGGACGTCCGCGAACTCGCCGACCTGCTGATCGACGTCGCCGAGGACCGCGGAGGGGACGACGACGTGGCGCTCCTGCTGCTGCGCCGGCGCGGCCCGGACACCGCGCAGGCCGGGGGCCGGCTCCAGCAGCATGTAGCGCCGGGTGACCCGGAGGCCCTCGCCGAGGCCCGGCACATGACCGGCGCCGCCGTCCGCGCCTGGGGCCCGAGCGACCGGGCCGACGAGATCGAGCTGGTCGCCGACGAACTCATCACCAACGCCCTGATGCACACCGAGGGCGCCGCGATCGTCACCCTGCGGGTCCTCACCGGAACCGACCGCCGGCTGCGCGTCGAGGTCGAGGACTCCTCCAGCGCCCTGCCGCGCCGCCGCGAGGCGGGGGAGTCGGGCGTGTCCGGGCGGGGCCTGCTCCTGGTCGACCTGCTCGCGGACGGGTGGGGCGTGGAGGCGCGGGGCGGCGGCAAGTGCGTGTGGTGCGAGTTCCTGGTCCCCGAGGAGGCCTGA
- a CDS encoding Fpg/Nei family DNA glycosylase has translation MPELPEVEALKDFLTERLVGHEIVRVLPVAISVLKTYDPPVTAVEGHRVGAVHRHGKFLDLETGDGLHLVTHLARAGWLHWKDRLPDGPPRPGKGPLALRVALETGEGFDLTEAGTQKRLAVYVVRDPHDVPGVARLGPDPLAADFDEPRLAALLAGERRQLKGALRDQSLLAGVGNAYSDEILHAARMSPFKLAATLTPDETHTLYTALRTTLTEAVERSRGLAAGRLKAEKKSGLRVHGRTGEPCPVCGDTVREVSFSDSSLQYCPTCQTGGKPLADRRMSRLLK, from the coding sequence ATGCCGGAACTTCCTGAGGTCGAAGCGCTCAAGGACTTCCTGACCGAGCGTCTCGTCGGCCACGAGATCGTCCGCGTCCTGCCGGTCGCGATCAGCGTCCTGAAGACGTACGACCCTCCCGTCACCGCGGTCGAGGGCCACCGGGTCGGCGCGGTGCACCGGCACGGCAAGTTCCTCGACCTGGAGACCGGCGACGGCCTCCACCTCGTCACCCACCTGGCCCGCGCGGGCTGGCTGCACTGGAAGGACCGTCTCCCCGATGGCCCGCCCCGCCCCGGCAAGGGCCCCCTTGCCCTGCGGGTCGCCCTGGAGACGGGCGAGGGCTTCGACCTCACCGAGGCCGGCACCCAGAAGCGCCTCGCGGTGTACGTGGTCCGCGACCCGCACGACGTCCCCGGGGTGGCCCGCCTCGGCCCCGACCCGCTCGCCGCCGACTTCGACGAGCCCCGCCTCGCCGCACTCCTCGCGGGCGAACGGCGGCAGCTCAAGGGCGCCCTGCGCGACCAGAGCCTCCTCGCCGGCGTCGGCAACGCCTACAGCGACGAGATCCTGCACGCGGCCCGGATGTCCCCCTTCAAACTCGCCGCCACCCTGACCCCGGACGAGACCCACACCCTCTACACGGCCCTGCGCACGACGCTCACCGAGGCGGTGGAACGCTCCCGCGGCCTGGCCGCCGGCCGACTGAAGGCCGAGAAGAAGAGCGGTCTGCGCGTCCACGGCCGCACCGGCGAACCCTGCCCGGTCTGCGGCGACACCGTCCGCGAGGTCTCCTTCAGCGACTCCTCGCTGCAGTACTGCCCCACCTGCCAGACGGGCGGCAAGCCGCTCGCGGACCGCAGGATGTCCCGCCTGCTGAAGTGA
- a CDS encoding caspase family protein yields the protein MDQTRHALIIANDRYDDQGLKQLRAPAQDAVSLAEVLGDPEVGDFDVEVLRNEPVDAIRRGIERFFSEGRRDDTLILHFSCHGLKSESGSLYFAGRDTEPRLLEATAVSAQFVRHCMFRTRARRAVLFLDCCYGGAFSRGSSSVRATGDVHVLDSFTGAKAGGGRGWAVITASNSMEYAFEGAQLAEGSAPRPSVFTHAVVEGLTTGEADLDADGEVSLDELYEYVFDHVRQENPNQTPGRTVDMQGDMYLAHSRRPRVVARPIPPALRRALEASNFYTRLGAVAELRACLESTDLPKALGAHNALKDIVQNDIRVVADEAQRALADAGFRPDPVGLDFGRVPQDSDAPHRPVHLLGPPLARRCTPHPTPPAGDWLRTAESEEGLDVSIDTSTPGRLSGEILLKGLVGEAVLRVDAEVVPTPVHEAPPSPVHEAPPSAPPSPVRKAPPPPSRPTPTPPSQSPSPSQSPSPSQSPSPSPLPPPSPSPSPSPLPHTPLSPSPARPPAPAPSPSPVASPPPPPPRPRPAEKRPAALSSDPRGGGGRGQVVGRRQSDGRAQVRTRLPAPPVRRASPPRPAAPTRPAPASLRSSSPRPSPEPSHGPSDGPRSRPPPPGSRRAPVLAAAGLALAVTSVGTVARAAWMAREAAQRLRDMKGDLGQHVRDTGALTSLSIALITAAVALLLCTLARHDLQTRPRLYPGSTASSTRSLVWAARLLAIPALVLGALMAIAYPITNSIW from the coding sequence ATGGACCAGACCCGGCACGCGCTGATCATCGCCAATGACCGCTATGACGACCAGGGCCTCAAACAACTGCGGGCGCCGGCCCAGGACGCGGTCTCCCTCGCGGAAGTCCTGGGAGATCCCGAGGTCGGCGATTTCGACGTGGAAGTGTTGAGAAACGAACCGGTCGACGCGATTCGGCGGGGCATCGAGCGTTTCTTCTCGGAGGGCCGGCGCGACGACACATTGATACTGCACTTCTCCTGCCACGGCCTGAAAAGCGAATCCGGATCCCTGTATTTCGCCGGCCGCGACACCGAGCCCCGGCTGCTGGAGGCTACGGCGGTCTCGGCCCAGTTCGTCCGCCACTGCATGTTCCGCACCCGGGCCCGGCGCGCCGTGCTGTTCCTCGACTGCTGCTACGGCGGGGCCTTCTCCCGGGGTTCGTCCTCGGTGCGCGCCACCGGGGACGTGCACGTCCTCGACTCGTTCACCGGGGCGAAGGCCGGCGGCGGCCGGGGGTGGGCCGTGATCACCGCCTCCAACTCCATGGAGTACGCCTTCGAGGGCGCCCAACTCGCCGAGGGGTCGGCGCCGCGGCCGTCGGTGTTCACCCACGCCGTCGTCGAGGGCCTGACCACCGGCGAGGCCGACCTCGACGCGGACGGCGAGGTCTCCCTGGACGAGCTGTACGAGTACGTCTTCGACCACGTACGGCAGGAGAACCCCAACCAGACCCCGGGCCGGACCGTCGACATGCAGGGCGACATGTATCTGGCGCACAGCCGCCGCCCGCGTGTGGTTGCCCGGCCGATCCCGCCGGCCCTGCGCCGGGCCCTGGAGGCGAGCAACTTCTACACCAGGCTGGGGGCCGTGGCGGAGCTGCGCGCCTGCCTGGAGAGCACGGACCTGCCCAAGGCCCTGGGAGCGCACAACGCCCTGAAGGACATCGTGCAGAACGACATCCGGGTGGTCGCCGACGAGGCCCAGCGGGCCCTGGCCGACGCGGGGTTCCGGCCCGACCCGGTCGGGCTGGACTTCGGGCGGGTGCCGCAGGACTCGGACGCGCCGCACCGGCCCGTCCATCTGCTCGGCCCGCCCCTGGCCCGCCGTTGCACCCCGCACCCCACTCCGCCGGCCGGCGACTGGCTGAGGACCGCGGAGTCCGAGGAGGGACTCGACGTCAGCATCGACACCTCCACGCCGGGGCGGCTGAGCGGCGAGATCCTGCTGAAGGGGCTCGTGGGGGAGGCGGTGCTGCGCGTCGACGCGGAGGTGGTGCCGACGCCCGTCCACGAGGCCCCGCCGTCGCCCGTCCACGAGGCCCCGCCGTCGGCCCCGCCGTCGCCCGTCCGCAAGGCCCCGCCGCCGCCCTCGCGGCCGACGCCCACACCCCCGTCCCAGTCCCCTTCCCCGTCCCAGTCCCCTTCCCCGTCCCAGTCCCCTTCCCCGTCCCCCTTGCCTCCGCCCTCGCCCTCGCCCTCGCCCTCGCCGTTGCCCCACACACCGCTGTCTCCTTCGCCCGCCCGCCCGCCCGCGCCCGCGCCCTCGCCTTCACCCGTCGCCTCGCCCCCGCCCCCGCCGCCCCGGCCGCGGCCCGCCGAGAAGCGGCCGGCCGCGCTGTCGTCCGACCCTCGGGGAGGCGGTGGCCGCGGGCAGGTCGTCGGACGTCGGCAGAGCGACGGCAGGGCCCAGGTCCGGACGCGGTTGCCCGCCCCGCCGGTCCGTCGGGCGTCACCGCCTCGGCCGGCGGCGCCGACCAGGCCCGCGCCCGCGTCGCTGCGGTCCTCCTCCCCCAGACCCTCCCCCGAGCCCTCGCACGGGCCTTCCGACGGCCCCCGGAGCCGTCCCCCGCCGCCGGGGTCGCGGCGTGCGCCGGTGCTCGCGGCGGCCGGGCTGGCGCTCGCCGTCACCTCGGTCGGCACCGTCGCCCGGGCCGCCTGGATGGCCAGGGAGGCCGCACAGCGGCTGCGCGACATGAAGGGCGACCTCGGGCAGCACGTCCGCGACACCGGCGCGCTCACCTCCCTCTCCATCGCCCTGATCACGGCGGCGGTGGCCCTTCTGCTGTGCACGCTCGCCCGGCACGACCTCCAGACGCGCCCCCGCCTCTACCCGGGGTCCACGGCGAGCAGCACGAGATCGCTCGTCTGGGCGGCGAGGCTCCTGGCGATTCCCGCACTGGTCCTGGGGGCGCTGATGGCCATCGCGTACCCCATCACCAACAGCATCTGGTGA
- a CDS encoding endonuclease/exonuclease/phosphatase family protein: MSSTVRLATFNCENLFARWRFRADVDPTEANTRGWVVDQTKFEELGVESKAITGAAVRDLDAQIVALQEVENVDTLKHFRTQFLGGNGTFPYVAGVDGNDPRLIDVAVLSKLPITHIRSYQHLRDPEEPTKQLFSRDCLEVDVRVSDATTITLFVQHFKSMMGGREQTHGKRARQAARVMEIVAERFGDRPADQPFVVLGDFNDYLDEATSIEDLVHWDQVENVVERLPEDEQWTHYFAREDEYKQLDYLLPSTSLAARIQNPPAIFRKGTPLRATRYKGERYAGIGLDRPKASDHCPLYVDVEVT, from the coding sequence ATGTCCAGTACCGTACGCCTGGCCACGTTCAACTGTGAGAACCTCTTCGCGCGTTGGCGCTTCAGAGCCGACGTCGACCCGACCGAGGCCAACACCCGAGGGTGGGTCGTCGACCAGACCAAGTTCGAGGAACTCGGCGTCGAGAGCAAGGCCATCACCGGTGCGGCGGTCCGCGACCTCGACGCACAGATCGTCGCGCTGCAGGAAGTCGAGAACGTCGACACGCTCAAGCACTTCCGCACCCAGTTCCTCGGCGGGAACGGCACGTTCCCGTACGTCGCCGGCGTGGACGGCAACGACCCGCGACTCATCGACGTCGCCGTGCTCTCCAAGCTGCCGATCACGCACATCCGTTCGTACCAGCACCTCAGGGATCCGGAGGAGCCGACGAAGCAGCTCTTCTCCCGGGACTGCCTGGAAGTCGACGTGCGGGTGTCGGACGCCACGACGATCACGCTCTTCGTGCAGCACTTCAAGTCCATGATGGGCGGTCGCGAGCAGACGCACGGAAAGCGGGCGCGCCAGGCCGCCAGGGTCATGGAGATCGTCGCCGAGCGCTTCGGCGACCGGCCCGCCGACCAGCCCTTCGTCGTCCTCGGGGACTTCAACGACTACCTGGACGAGGCCACCTCGATCGAGGACCTGGTCCACTGGGACCAGGTCGAGAACGTGGTGGAGCGGCTGCCCGAGGACGAGCAGTGGACGCACTACTTCGCCCGCGAGGACGAGTACAAGCAGCTGGACTACCTGCTGCCCTCGACCTCGCTCGCCGCTCGGATCCAGAACCCGCCGGCGATCTTCCGCAAGGGCACGCCCCTGCGGGCGACGCGCTACAAGGGCGAGCGCTATGCGGGGATCGGCCTGGACCGGCCCAAGGCGTCCGACCACTGCCCGCTGTACGTCGACGTCGAAGTGACCTGA
- a CDS encoding zf-HC2 domain-containing protein has translation MRSLERHRDVGAYALGVLDEAEAFRFEDHLMECPQCAAQVTEFGPTARQMMLYRRATPRTVHPFAGPGPRLLDRLLGEVAARHRAARRRVMFALAASVVVAVAGPALMMMAGGGGSGDEAAVRVTATDEKSGVWAQVTTEDTAWGSDLELKVKDGAGPRSCRLVVVGRDGTEQTVTSWTVPEHDARPNTMHGGAAMHSDEIARYEVRTADGEHLVTLQPS, from the coding sequence ATGAGGTCCCTGGAGAGGCATCGCGACGTCGGCGCGTACGCGCTGGGCGTGCTGGACGAGGCGGAGGCCTTCCGCTTCGAGGACCACCTCATGGAGTGTCCTCAATGCGCGGCGCAGGTCACCGAGTTCGGCCCCACCGCACGACAGATGATGCTCTATCGACGCGCCACCCCGCGCACCGTGCACCCCTTCGCGGGGCCGGGGCCCCGGCTGCTGGACCGGCTGCTCGGCGAGGTGGCCGCCCGGCACCGGGCCGCCCGCAGGCGCGTGATGTTCGCCCTGGCCGCCTCCGTGGTGGTCGCCGTGGCCGGTCCCGCGCTGATGATGATGGCGGGCGGCGGCGGCAGCGGTGACGAGGCCGCCGTACGGGTCACCGCGACCGACGAGAAGTCGGGCGTGTGGGCCCAGGTGACGACCGAGGACACGGCCTGGGGCAGCGACCTGGAGCTCAAGGTCAAGGACGGGGCGGGCCCCCGCTCCTGCCGCCTGGTCGTCGTCGGCCGCGACGGCACCGAGCAGACCGTCACCAGCTGGACCGTCCCCGAGCACGACGCCCGCCCCAACACGATGCACGGCGGCGCGGCCATGCACTCCGACGAGATCGCCCGCTACGAGGTGCGCACGGCGGACGGCGAGCACCTGGTGACGCTGCAGCCCAGCTGA
- a CDS encoding sigma-70 family RNA polymerase sigma factor, with translation MTAGTALAARTTTAEHELAALQREHGRPLFALLLRLCDGDRQRAEDLVQETLVRAWQHPEALRADAFDSVRPWLLTVGRRLAIDARRARQARPAEVGDAVLENAPVCADHAERAAATLDVREAVKTLTPEHREVLVLVYFQGASVAEAAQALGIPPGTVKSRAYYALRALRRVLPGYAADLG, from the coding sequence ATGACCGCCGGAACCGCCCTTGCCGCCAGGACGACGACCGCCGAGCACGAGCTCGCCGCGCTGCAGCGCGAGCACGGGCGGCCGCTCTTCGCGCTGCTGCTGAGGCTGTGCGACGGCGACCGCCAGCGCGCCGAGGACCTCGTCCAGGAGACCCTGGTGCGCGCCTGGCAGCATCCCGAGGCGCTGCGCGCCGACGCCTTCGACTCCGTACGCCCCTGGCTGCTCACCGTCGGCAGGCGGCTCGCGATCGACGCGCGACGGGCCCGGCAGGCGCGTCCCGCGGAGGTCGGGGACGCGGTGCTGGAGAACGCGCCGGTCTGCGCGGACCACGCCGAACGGGCGGCCGCGACCCTCGATGTGCGCGAGGCTGTGAAGACGCTCACGCCGGAGCACCGTGAAGTCCTGGTGCTGGTGTATTTCCAGGGGGCGAGTGTGGCGGAGGCCGCGCAGGCCCTCGGAATCCCGCCCGGTACCGTGAAGTCCCGCGCGTACTACGCGCTGCGCGCCCTGCGCCGGGTGCTTCCCGGATACGCGGCCGACCTGGGCTGA
- a CDS encoding CapA family protein: MLARRHQVALALTALLAAAAACQAEDHQRTEPGRPAPSAARGFTLVASGDVLPHTSVVDRARFDAGGVGYDFRPMLEGVKPFVSRADLALCHLAAVYGANGDYTGYPVIKAPPEIAEALAATGYDGCSTASPHSLDDGAAGVQRTLDVLDGAGVRHAGTARTEAEANSVTLLRAGPAKVAHLAYTYDTNGYLLPQGAPWTVNLVDENRILADAKAARKAGADVVVVSVHGGAGWQDAPDERRLALARTLTASRTDGRPDVDLVLGAGAHVPQAYEKVNGVWVVYGLGDQIAGETVNLQGVRDPRGSQSTVARFTFAPPARPGGRWEVRKAEFVPQMFDLDAGRVVDLGKALAQGAGVAGVRDRIRDVVLSRGAAKEGLVMGD; encoded by the coding sequence GTGCTCGCGCGCAGACATCAGGTGGCCCTGGCCCTGACGGCGCTCCTCGCCGCGGCCGCCGCCTGCCAGGCCGAGGACCACCAGCGGACCGAGCCCGGGCGTCCGGCGCCCTCGGCAGCCCGCGGCTTCACGCTCGTGGCCTCCGGCGACGTCCTCCCGCACACCTCCGTCGTCGACCGGGCGCGCTTCGACGCGGGCGGCGTCGGCTACGACTTCCGCCCCATGCTCGAGGGCGTCAAGCCGTTCGTCTCCCGCGCGGACCTGGCCCTGTGTCACTTGGCGGCCGTGTACGGCGCGAACGGCGACTACACCGGCTACCCCGTCATCAAGGCGCCGCCCGAGATCGCCGAGGCCCTCGCCGCCACCGGCTACGACGGCTGCTCCACGGCCTCCCCCCACAGCCTCGACGACGGCGCCGCCGGAGTGCAGCGCACCCTCGACGTCCTCGACGGCGCGGGCGTACGGCACGCGGGGACCGCCCGCACCGAGGCCGAGGCCAACTCGGTCACGCTGCTGCGCGCGGGCCCGGCGAAGGTCGCCCACCTCGCCTACACCTACGACACCAACGGCTATCTGCTGCCGCAGGGCGCGCCCTGGACCGTCAACCTCGTCGACGAGAACCGGATCCTCGCCGACGCCAAGGCCGCCCGGAAGGCGGGCGCCGACGTGGTCGTCGTCTCCGTGCACGGGGGCGCCGGGTGGCAGGACGCACCGGACGAGCGCCGGCTCGCCCTGGCCCGCACCCTCACCGCCTCCCGCACGGACGGCCGCCCCGACGTCGACCTCGTCCTCGGCGCCGGTGCGCACGTCCCCCAGGCGTACGAGAAGGTCAACGGCGTCTGGGTCGTCTACGGCCTGGGCGACCAGATCGCCGGCGAGACGGTCAACCTGCAGGGCGTGCGGGATCCGCGCGGCAGTCAGTCCACCGTCGCCCGCTTCACCTTCGCCCCGCCCGCCCGGCCCGGCGGCCGCTGGGAGGTGCGCAAGGCCGAGTTCGTGCCGCAGATGTTCGACCTCGACGCCGGCCGGGTGGTCGACCTCGGCAAGGCGCTCGCGCAGGGCGCCGGCGTGGCGGGCGTGCGCGACCGGATCAGGGACGTCGTCCTGAGCCGGGGCGCGGCGAAGGAGGGGCTGGTGATGGGGGACTAG